One Clostridium estertheticum DNA segment encodes these proteins:
- a CDS encoding endospore germination permease — MNEHLTNRQIAFMVFGGIIGYGIMSLPKDIAEVSGTGGWIPLLITTVIVVIAGYMFTYLGYVHKEKTIYDYSVLLTGKFIGNILILIYIIYFFSLFTMVSRASSEVINLSVLIKTPTSVLALIILLISYYAITKKLKGIGRICELYGMIIIFLALIIHTLISTQGNLNNLRPFVPPVGIVAYLKAIPTSIFALLVGVEAIALIPFNKNINDKKVFKYVTFMIIFIGLFYIFIVESCISVLGVDSIIYYNDALLATIRRINIEFLEFLSRLDGFFIAAWIMAIFNSILINAYATVFLLSKWFKKISFNKLAFIVIVIGFFTSLLPKTLEDVQKIIKFTGYLSIFTVLVIPLILVIITKVKKYDKKV; from the coding sequence ATGAATGAACATCTTACTAATAGACAAATTGCTTTTATGGTTTTTGGGGGAATAATAGGATACGGTATTATGAGTCTTCCTAAGGATATTGCAGAAGTAAGTGGAACTGGTGGATGGATCCCTCTACTTATTACAACCGTTATAGTAGTTATTGCTGGATATATGTTTACATACCTTGGATACGTCCACAAGGAAAAAACAATTTATGATTATAGTGTCCTTCTAACTGGAAAATTCATAGGAAATATATTGATACTTATCTATATAATATACTTTTTTTCTTTATTTACCATGGTAAGCAGAGCTTCAAGTGAAGTAATTAACTTAAGCGTCTTAATAAAAACCCCAACAAGTGTTTTAGCATTAATAATATTATTAATTTCTTATTATGCAATTACTAAAAAATTAAAGGGCATTGGAAGGATTTGCGAGCTATATGGAATGATAATTATTTTTTTAGCTTTAATTATACATACTCTTATTTCTACACAAGGTAACCTTAATAATCTAAGACCCTTTGTACCACCTGTAGGAATAGTAGCCTATCTAAAAGCAATTCCTACATCAATATTCGCTTTATTAGTAGGCGTAGAGGCAATTGCTCTTATTCCATTTAATAAAAATATAAATGATAAAAAGGTATTTAAGTATGTGACTTTTATGATAATTTTTATAGGGCTTTTTTACATATTTATTGTTGAATCCTGTATTTCAGTTTTAGGAGTAGATAGTATTATATATTATAACGATGCACTTTTGGCAACAATACGAAGAATTAACATCGAATTTCTAGAATTTTTAAGCAGACTTGATGGGTTTTTTATAGCTGCATGGATAATGGCTATTTTCAATTCAATACTAATCAATGCATATGCCACTGTTTTTCTCCTTAGTAAATGGTTTAAAAAAATCTCATTTAACAAATTAGCCTTTATCGTTATAGTAATAGGATTTTTTACATCACTGCTTCCAAAAACTCTGGAGGATGTACAAAAAATAATAAAATTTACTGGGTATCTTAGTATTTTTACTGTATTAGTTATCCCATTGATACTCGTAATAATAACGAAGGTGAAGAAATATGATAAAAAAGTTTAG
- a CDS encoding Ger(x)C family spore germination protein, producing MIKKFSILLIILMTIITLAGCWDFEDANKKSFILSVGVDKIDENVEITGEATAFVALRGGGEAQAQRSPQSFFQYSGIGNDIESARANIEQEVTQTFFLGETRVVVFGKSYAENGIASYLSRIDSTYDYRKNLIVVISREPAKKILSYPGNRKLGTGFYIEDNIKILTKNSAAIYTKIMDMISYKNIEGVGFFIPYIGIEKEGIRYLGLGVMKNFKLVDFIKVKDTTGILYLLNEKPILTESISLNDNKNKSIFKVFAKKRNIKTDYKNDKVIINIDLNLDASLQYQYDMKPISDENKKELQNKISENVKKDILENIDRSQNDYACDTFGFMNYFRAQNPKIYKTINWKHKYTSAEVNVNINTKIINTNLKDTKAKSK from the coding sequence ATGATAAAAAAGTTTAGTATATTATTGATAATATTAATGACTATTATTACACTTGCAGGTTGTTGGGACTTTGAGGATGCTAACAAGAAAAGCTTTATACTTTCAGTTGGGGTTGATAAAATTGATGAAAATGTTGAAATTACAGGGGAAGCTACAGCGTTTGTAGCTCTTAGAGGGGGGGGAGAAGCACAAGCACAGCGATCACCGCAAAGTTTTTTTCAATACTCAGGTATTGGTAATGATATTGAAAGCGCGAGAGCAAACATAGAACAAGAAGTTACGCAAACCTTTTTTCTAGGGGAAACAAGAGTGGTAGTCTTTGGAAAGTCATATGCTGAAAATGGAATAGCTAGCTATTTAAGCAGAATTGATAGTACTTATGATTACAGAAAAAACCTTATAGTTGTTATAAGTAGGGAGCCCGCAAAAAAAATACTAAGCTACCCAGGAAATAGAAAGCTGGGAACAGGTTTTTATATTGAGGATAATATCAAAATTTTAACTAAAAACAGTGCTGCCATATATACAAAAATTATGGATATGATTTCTTATAAAAATATTGAAGGAGTAGGTTTTTTTATACCATATATAGGAATAGAGAAGGAAGGTATAAGATACCTAGGCCTTGGAGTTATGAAAAATTTTAAATTGGTTGATTTTATAAAAGTTAAAGATACCACTGGAATATTATATTTACTGAACGAAAAACCAATATTAACAGAGAGTATATCTTTAAATGATAATAAAAATAAGTCCATTTTTAAAGTATTTGCTAAAAAAAGAAATATAAAAACAGATTACAAAAATGATAAGGTTATTATTAATATTGATTTAAATTTAGATGCGTCACTACAATACCAATATGATATGAAGCCTATTAGTGATGAAAATAAAAAGGAACTGCAGAATAAAATATCTGAAAATGTCAAAAAGGATATTCTTGAAAATATAGATAGGTCTCAAAATGATTATGCCTGTGATACCTTTGGATTTATGAATTATTTTAGAGCTCAGAATCCTAAAATTTATAAAACAATAAATTGGAAACATAAATATACCAGTGCAGAAGTAAATGTAAATATTAACACAAAAATTATAAATACAAATTTGAAAGATACCAAAGCTAAAAGTAAATGA
- a CDS encoding spore germination protein has translation MKCNNGFFDKLDELKKNDIGISIRKLCVSKTEVYTLYLKDITDREGVSSSIIKPILQNKVDGELTIDLIFDSIIFIDEITLDYDENKIVDYILKGNTVILIPNDEKYIIANTKKIEKRNISSPELESPLKAPKDSFNENFDSNLSLIRYRIKDESLKVDKLSIGERTKTAVAVVYINDIANPKYVNEVKNKLKEIHIDGIIESGSIQKFLRNKPSELFPQIGITERSDKACACLLEGKICIIVEGSNLVLIIPRGFLEFLDSGDDHYDNTYLGIFSKIIRLTALFMFLTLSALYVTAVSFHSDILPAEYILILAQSRTSVPFNSMVEALLMEFVAEILRESSIRLPKQIGPAIGIVGTIVIGQAAVSAGLVSSLLVILVSLTTMCSFISPDYTIIAPLRIFKFVLIILSGILGLFGFIMGFTIIFITMLSTESYGVPYLSPISPFNFSDLKNYILSDAPLAKKRSKYSDKNDKARQ, from the coding sequence ATGAAATGTAACAATGGATTTTTTGATAAATTAGATGAACTAAAGAAAAATGACATAGGTATATCAATTAGGAAGCTGTGTGTTTCAAAAACAGAGGTATACACATTATATTTAAAAGATATTACAGATAGAGAAGGTGTCTCGAGTAGCATTATTAAACCAATTTTACAAAATAAAGTTGATGGGGAGCTAACTATTGATTTAATATTTGATTCAATTATTTTTATTGATGAAATTACTTTGGATTATGATGAAAATAAAATAGTTGATTATATTTTAAAAGGTAATACAGTTATTCTTATACCTAATGATGAAAAATATATAATAGCAAATACAAAGAAAATTGAAAAAAGAAATATATCCTCACCTGAACTCGAAAGTCCACTTAAGGCGCCCAAGGATTCCTTTAATGAAAACTTTGATTCTAATTTATCATTAATACGTTATAGAATAAAAGATGAGTCACTGAAGGTTGATAAGCTTTCAATAGGAGAAAGAACTAAAACTGCTGTAGCAGTTGTTTATATCAATGATATTGCAAATCCTAAATATGTTAATGAGGTAAAAAATAAATTAAAGGAAATCCATATAGATGGAATAATTGAATCAGGGTCTATTCAAAAATTTTTACGAAATAAGCCCTCTGAGTTATTTCCTCAAATTGGAATTACCGAGAGGTCTGATAAGGCATGTGCTTGTCTCTTGGAGGGGAAGATCTGTATTATTGTTGAGGGAAGTAATTTAGTATTAATTATTCCAAGAGGTTTTCTAGAATTTTTAGATTCAGGGGATGATCATTATGACAATACCTATTTGGGTATATTTTCAAAAATAATAAGACTAACAGCACTGTTTATGTTTTTAACCTTATCTGCGTTATATGTTACCGCGGTTAGTTTTCATTCAGATATTCTTCCAGCTGAATACATTTTAATTTTAGCCCAATCAAGAACTTCGGTTCCTTTTAATTCAATGGTGGAAGCCTTATTAATGGAATTCGTAGCTGAAATACTTAGAGAATCAAGTATACGACTTCCAAAACAAATAGGTCCCGCCATTGGCATTGTTGGAACAATTGTTATTGGGCAAGCAGCAGTTTCAGCAGGCCTCGTTAGTTCCCTTTTAGTTATTTTAGTATCTTTAACTACAATGTGCTCTTTCATCTCTCCAGACTATACCATAATAGCTCCACTAAGAATATTTAAATTTGTACTTATTATCCTCTCGGGAATTTTGGGGTTATTTGGATTTATAATGGGATTTACTATTATCTTCATTACCATGCTTTCAACTGAAAGCTATGGAGTACCATATCTTTCACCTATTTCTCCTTTTAACTTTAGTGATTTAAAAAATTATATTTTAAGTGATGCTCCTCTTGCAAAAAAAAGATCTAAATATTCCGATAAGAACGATAAGGCTAGGCAGTAA
- a CDS encoding MarR family winged helix-turn-helix transcriptional regulator has translation MCYLISSTNKNTQSCACGNLRKTTRAITQFYDKMLKPTGLKSTQCLLLLDISRNENISVSSLGNILLMDQSTVTRNVKLLIKSGYIDIKKEEQDSRKKCITITNKGLKTLEVAIPLLKKAQSKIEDGIGKERIEELLKTLKDIEKLVE, from the coding sequence ATGTGCTACTTAATTTCGTCTACTAATAAAAATACACAGAGTTGTGCTTGTGGTAACTTAAGAAAAACCACCCGTGCAATTACTCAATTTTATGACAAAATGCTTAAACCAACTGGACTTAAGAGTACTCAATGTTTGTTATTGCTGGATATTTCTAGGAATGAGAATATTTCTGTTTCGAGTCTTGGCAACATATTACTCATGGATCAAAGTACTGTAACAAGAAATGTTAAGTTACTTATAAAGAGTGGTTATATTGATATTAAGAAAGAAGAACAGGACTCTAGGAAAAAGTGCATAACTATAACTAATAAGGGATTAAAGACTCTTGAAGTGGCTATACCTTTATTAAAGAAAGCACAAAGTAAGATTGAGGATGGTATTGGCAAAGAAAGAATTGAGGAATTATTAAAAACATTAAAGGATATTGAAAAATTAGTAGAGTAA
- a CDS encoding nitroreductase family protein, producing the protein MDLITVNEEKCIKCEQCIKECPAYVLKMGEKGPEEIANTTCIACGHCVAICPSEAIDNKKTPLEKQVDAKNFPKLNAEQAEHFLRARRSIRNYKDKSVSREKLTKLVDIARLAPTGSNSQGISFVVVEDKELVKKAAELTIRMIEKSPLKDALKGLISIYREDGVDSILRGAPNLIITTADKGFSNGRANSISCLTYLELFAPSIGLGTCWAGFFEYCASIKGSPLLKLFNIPEGKTITAAVMVGYPKYSYKQLVDRNALEVTYI; encoded by the coding sequence ATGGATCTTATAACTGTAAATGAAGAAAAATGTATTAAATGCGAACAATGCATTAAGGAATGTCCAGCATATGTTCTAAAGATGGGAGAAAAGGGACCAGAAGAAATAGCAAATACCACTTGTATTGCCTGTGGACATTGTGTTGCTATATGCCCCAGTGAGGCTATAGATAATAAAAAAACACCATTAGAGAAGCAAGTTGATGCGAAAAATTTTCCTAAACTAAATGCAGAGCAGGCGGAGCATTTTCTAAGGGCACGTCGTTCTATAAGAAATTATAAGGATAAATCTGTATCACGAGAAAAATTAACAAAATTAGTTGATATTGCAAGGCTAGCGCCTACTGGAAGCAATAGTCAAGGTATATCATTTGTGGTAGTTGAGGACAAGGAATTAGTTAAAAAAGCTGCTGAACTTACTATTAGGATGATAGAAAAATCTCCACTAAAGGATGCATTAAAGGGATTAATCAGTATCTACAGGGAAGATGGAGTTGATTCAATTTTACGTGGTGCTCCAAACTTAATTATAACTACTGCGGACAAAGGCTTTTCAAACGGTAGGGCTAACTCTATTTCTTGTTTGACTTATCTAGAATTATTTGCTCCATCAATAGGACTTGGAACTTGTTGGGCTGGATTTTTTGAGTATTGTGCATCCATTAAGGGTTCTCCACTGCTTAAATTATTTAATATTCCAGAAGGAAAAACCATAACAGCTGCTGTTATGGTTGGATATCCTAAGTATAGCTACAAGCAGTTAGTTGATAGAAATGCATTAGAGGTTACTTATATATAA
- a CDS encoding DsbA family protein — protein sequence MKTKIYYVMDTMCGWCYGSSDVITMLQEKYKDVYDFNLLPGGMWAGDNVKKMSTGLRDYIKDHNVEVEKLTGKSFGEGYNKNVLEDNSIVLDSFPGAKAVVIIQKLKKEVAFSYLKRIQEAFFVFGKDMNSVEIYSKIAESFSISREEFEKEFYSEDIRQETFKCFDMANVMGAEVFPTVIAQEGSKVTIMAHGYNSYDDLDRIFSSSNFADKSVVK from the coding sequence ATGAAAACTAAAATATATTACGTTATGGATACTATGTGTGGATGGTGTTATGGTTCTAGCGATGTGATAACAATGCTACAAGAAAAGTATAAGGATGTTTATGATTTCAACCTTTTGCCAGGAGGAATGTGGGCTGGTGATAATGTTAAAAAAATGAGCACAGGCTTACGTGATTATATAAAAGATCACAATGTAGAAGTGGAGAAATTAACTGGTAAGAGTTTTGGAGAAGGTTATAATAAAAATGTATTAGAAGATAATTCTATAGTTCTAGATAGTTTTCCTGGCGCAAAAGCAGTGGTTATAATCCAAAAATTAAAAAAGGAAGTTGCTTTCAGTTATCTTAAGAGAATTCAAGAAGCCTTTTTCGTTTTTGGAAAAGATATGAATAGTGTAGAAATATACAGTAAAATAGCTGAAAGTTTTAGTATATCTAGAGAGGAATTCGAAAAGGAATTTTACTCTGAAGACATAAGACAAGAGACTTTTAAGTGTTTTGATATGGCGAATGTAATGGGAGCAGAAGTTTTCCCAACTGTTATTGCACAAGAGGGCAGCAAAGTAACCATAATGGCACATGGATATAATAGCTATGATGATTTAGATAGAATTTTTTCTTCTTCAAATTTTGCTGATAAATCTGTTGTTAAATAG
- a CDS encoding alpha/beta fold hydrolase gives MGYYIKVDGNVKIYVEDVNPKGDKTILFLHGWPGNHKLFEYQFNQLPKMGYRCIGIDQRGFGESDKPFEGYDYDRLSDDVRGVVDALKLQNFTLAGHSTGGAIAIRYMARHNEYGVSKLALFAAAAPSLIQRPYFPYGLPEQAVKDIIKETYNDRPKMLRGFGDMFFFQHITEAFSDWIFQLGLQAAGWATAATSTSWLDEEALFSDLGKISVPTLIIHGIHDKVCLFQLGQAQNQGIKNSKLVPFEFSGHASFYDEKDRFNKELALFIEG, from the coding sequence GTGGGATATTATATTAAAGTAGATGGAAATGTAAAGATTTATGTAGAGGATGTGAACCCCAAGGGTGACAAAACAATATTGTTTCTTCATGGTTGGCCTGGAAATCATAAATTGTTTGAATATCAGTTTAATCAACTTCCCAAGATGGGATACAGGTGTATTGGTATAGATCAGAGGGGATTCGGTGAATCAGATAAGCCCTTTGAAGGCTATGATTACGATAGATTATCAGACGATGTCCGAGGTGTTGTAGATGCACTTAAATTACAGAATTTTACATTGGCAGGACACTCCACAGGAGGAGCCATTGCTATTAGATACATGGCAAGGCACAATGAATACGGAGTATCTAAACTAGCTCTTTTTGCAGCGGCAGCACCTAGTCTTATCCAGCGACCATATTTCCCTTATGGCTTGCCAGAGCAAGCTGTCAAAGATATTATAAAGGAAACATACAATGATCGTCCTAAAATGCTTAGAGGGTTTGGTGACATGTTCTTCTTTCAGCATATAACTGAGGCGTTCTCAGATTGGATCTTTCAATTAGGGCTACAAGCAGCAGGTTGGGCCACTGCGGCAACTTCCACCTCCTGGTTAGATGAAGAGGCCTTATTTTCTGATCTTGGTAAAATAAGCGTTCCAACATTAATTATTCACGGTATTCATGACAAAGTCTGTCTCTTCCAATTAGGTCAGGCGCAAAATCAAGGCATTAAAAATTCTAAACTTGTACCTTTTGAATTCAGCGGGCACGCATCATTCTATGATGAGAAAGACAGATTTAACAAAGAACTCGCTTTATTTATTGAAGGGTAA
- a CDS encoding LytR/AlgR family response regulator transcription factor produces the protein MYNILVLEDDCIQLKTLSDIIKQLGDMYQVYETTNTAEALKIAQQEMIDLFYIDINLKDESGLKFALEIRKIERYRLNWIIFVTIYKEYMLSAFKKIHCYDYILKPYNKENIQMITKLLLSESSAQVAVTEIREKFIIVPVKNIQVKIFINEIIFVEVFIRTSIIHTINGSFTIDYLSLKKLNSVMEHKNILQSHRSYLVNVKYINKIEKTNDKTSYKIYFYNTDKTALLGNNYKKSIMDRFNNVVGGETNE, from the coding sequence ATGTACAATATATTAGTTTTAGAAGACGATTGTATTCAGTTGAAAACCCTGTCAGATATTATAAAACAATTAGGGGACATGTATCAAGTATATGAAACCACCAATACTGCAGAGGCTCTTAAAATAGCCCAGCAGGAGATGATTGATCTTTTCTATATAGATATTAATTTAAAAGATGAATCAGGTCTTAAGTTTGCTCTGGAAATAAGAAAAATAGAAAGATATAGATTAAACTGGATAATATTTGTGACAATTTACAAGGAGTATATGCTTTCAGCCTTTAAGAAAATTCACTGTTATGATTATATATTAAAGCCTTATAATAAGGAAAACATCCAAATGATAACAAAACTTTTGCTATCAGAAAGCAGTGCACAGGTTGCTGTTACAGAAATTAGGGAAAAATTCATAATCGTTCCCGTAAAGAACATTCAGGTAAAAATATTTATTAATGAAATAATATTCGTGGAAGTTTTCATTAGGACTTCAATAATTCATACTATAAACGGTTCCTTCACCATAGATTATTTATCCCTTAAGAAACTAAATTCAGTTATGGAGCATAAGAATATCCTTCAGAGCCATAGATCCTATTTAGTTAATGTAAAATATATCAATAAAATTGAAAAAACTAATGATAAAACTTCTTACAAGATTTATTTTTATAATACTGACAAAACTGCATTACTCGGAAACAACTATAAGAAATCTATAATGGACAGGTTTAATAATGTTGTGGGTGGGGAGACAAATGAATGA
- a CDS encoding ATP-binding protein — MNDYKIFILIFLEVGSFMLLWTMFNKKYERRFYKSAVIVLFTSLVVLITNYIYPPLQFFVNYLFLLLAIKLVFKKNIKYLLLEFCLVLAIFGIMQLVIIIMLRLATPAFMAKEDFLYLLSANLICMVFCFCLYRYVSDGKLIIFFKQKSSKIYFFSVNLLIYIVTAKWVWNFKRHEFMDEIALYLAIPIVYILANLFFLEYQMKNNEIKKSLEEYQKYAPVISKLLEDVRRRQHDFKNHLNTVYSLLLVSDEKNLKETITQYIESLNISLENMEKVLQIDNTVVTAIIYNKINEAAKNNIEFKFIIQGGSKFPFKDYELSEVLNNLVDNAFDAVINSQSDLKKVFLNIGYLEDNCIIEIGNTGERIDYNEIGKIFNAGYTTKEGENRGYGLYNVKKIVESYGARIQLSFENNYTIFSIKLS; from the coding sequence ATGAATGATTATAAGATATTTATTTTGATATTCCTGGAAGTAGGAAGCTTTATGCTATTGTGGACTATGTTTAATAAAAAATATGAAAGGAGATTTTATAAAAGTGCTGTCATTGTACTTTTTACTTCATTAGTAGTTCTAATTACAAATTATATTTATCCGCCCTTGCAGTTTTTTGTTAATTATCTGTTTTTACTCCTAGCTATTAAGCTGGTATTTAAGAAAAATATAAAGTATTTATTATTAGAGTTCTGTTTGGTTCTGGCCATTTTTGGTATAATGCAGCTGGTTATAATAATTATGCTTAGATTGGCTACTCCAGCTTTTATGGCAAAGGAGGATTTTTTATATTTACTTAGTGCAAACCTGATCTGCATGGTTTTTTGTTTTTGTTTGTATAGATATGTATCTGATGGAAAGCTAATAATTTTTTTCAAGCAAAAGAGTTCTAAAATATACTTTTTTTCTGTGAACCTTCTAATATATATAGTTACTGCAAAGTGGGTATGGAATTTTAAAAGACATGAGTTTATGGATGAGATAGCGCTGTATCTTGCCATTCCTATAGTATACATCCTGGCAAATTTGTTTTTTCTTGAGTATCAAATGAAAAATAATGAAATAAAAAAGTCACTGGAGGAATATCAGAAATACGCTCCTGTAATATCCAAGTTATTAGAGGACGTAAGAAGGAGACAGCATGATTTTAAAAATCATTTGAATACAGTTTACAGTCTTCTTCTAGTATCTGACGAAAAGAACTTAAAGGAAACTATAACACAATATATAGAGTCTCTTAATATTTCCTTAGAAAATATGGAGAAGGTACTTCAAATAGACAATACAGTGGTAACGGCCATTATCTACAATAAAATTAATGAGGCTGCAAAAAATAATATTGAGTTTAAGTTTATTATTCAAGGGGGCTCTAAGTTTCCTTTTAAGGATTATGAACTTTCAGAGGTTTTAAATAATCTTGTAGATAATGCTTTTGACGCTGTTATAAATTCACAAAGTGATTTGAAAAAAGTATTCTTAAATATAGGTTACCTTGAAGATAACTGTATTATAGAAATCGGAAATACAGGTGAAAGAATAGACTATAATGAAATTGGAAAGATCTTTAATGCAGGTTATACTACAAAAGAAGGAGAAAATCGCGGATACGGTTTGTATAATGTAAAAAAAATAGTTGAATCCTATGGAGCTAGAATTCAACTATCCTTTGAAAACAATTATACAATTTTCAGCATTAAATTGTCATAG
- a CDS encoding cyclic lactone autoinducer peptide, with protein sequence MRKLINSFKGKSMLCALCLTVTSFVFPWYGSFLFLGEPEIPECLKEE encoded by the coding sequence ATGAGAAAATTAATTAACAGTTTCAAAGGAAAATCCATGTTATGCGCACTTTGCCTCACTGTAACTTCATTTGTATTTCCATGGTATGGCTCCTTCCTATTTCTTGGAGAGCCAGAAATTCCAGAATGCTTAAAAGAAGAATAG
- a CDS encoding accessory gene regulator B family protein codes for MALQLTSFICTQAYNNDKDRARIQYGLSILLSEGFKIVFLVLFFNIIHAQKYFYFSILILLSTRVFSGGVHVKGALNCLILTTLLFIFTSVLAPLMIRLPAVYYLFVGIASFVIVLTRAPICSARRPIKDNKKKLQYKYTAALSVALWTIILLFLQSTPYINCGFSTILIQNIQLVLVKKPTL; via the coding sequence TTGGCCCTGCAGCTTACCTCCTTCATTTGTACTCAAGCCTACAACAATGATAAAGATAGAGCAAGGATACAGTATGGCTTAAGCATACTTTTAAGTGAAGGATTCAAAATTGTTTTTCTAGTATTATTCTTTAATATAATACATGCTCAGAAGTATTTCTATTTTTCCATACTGATACTATTATCAACAAGGGTATTTTCTGGAGGCGTACACGTTAAAGGAGCCTTGAATTGTTTAATTCTAACAACTCTGCTCTTTATCTTCACCAGTGTGCTGGCGCCCTTAATGATTAGACTTCCAGCAGTATATTATCTGTTTGTGGGCATAGCTAGTTTTGTGATAGTTTTAACCCGTGCTCCAATATGTAGCGCTCGTAGACCAATAAAAGATAATAAAAAAAAGCTGCAATATAAGTATACGGCAGCTCTGTCTGTAGCTTTATGGACCATTATTTTATTATTTTTGCAAAGCACTCCCTATATAAACTGCGGCTTTAGCACTATATTAATACAAAATATACAGCTTGTGCTGGTTAAAAAGCCGACGTTATAA
- a CDS encoding magnesium transporter MgtE N-terminal domain-containing protein yields MKNNFYLSRILGNKVYTQDMKVIGRLSDLGVINELKSPHVTTAKVKTNSGIKDYDFKNFSITKQKGQYVLVCNKIEESTSTNTLFLKKHILDQQIIDVNGRKVVRVNDVSLSYLEKGAYVVAVDIGMGGLLRRIGIAKPLKVLGLKVSTKLMLWNDVEAIITSNENIVLSKTYDSLSILHPSDLADIIEDFDAKTGLTIFSSLDNAKAADVLEEMEEDAQVSFIESLSSDKAADVLEEMPADEAADILDGMNAEKVEELLNNMEKEASDEIRELLGYNSKEVGSLMSTDFVSFKNNESINEAIERLRILKPEEDELFSLYVVDENDKLIGTLSLRDLIISDPTSKIGDIMNKKFKSMFDTDNIKDLIKNVSKYNLLAIPVTDHKMKLMGNVIINDIIYELLKNKRKVS; encoded by the coding sequence ATGAAAAATAATTTTTATTTAAGCAGAATTTTAGGAAATAAAGTGTATACACAAGATATGAAAGTTATTGGAAGGCTAAGTGATCTTGGTGTCATAAATGAATTAAAAAGCCCTCATGTCACTACTGCAAAAGTTAAAACTAATAGTGGAATTAAAGATTATGACTTTAAAAATTTTTCCATCACAAAACAAAAGGGACAATATGTTTTAGTATGTAACAAAATAGAGGAAAGTACCTCAACCAATACATTGTTTTTAAAAAAGCATATTTTGGATCAACAGATTATAGATGTTAATGGGAGAAAAGTAGTTCGCGTAAATGATGTTTCGCTATCATATTTAGAAAAAGGAGCTTATGTAGTTGCTGTAGACATCGGCATGGGTGGACTTCTAAGAAGAATTGGAATTGCTAAACCACTTAAGGTGCTAGGTCTTAAGGTTTCTACTAAGCTAATGCTATGGAATGATGTAGAGGCTATTATAACTTCTAATGAAAATATTGTTCTTTCAAAAACCTATGATTCACTCTCCATTCTTCACCCATCTGATCTCGCTGATATTATTGAAGATTTTGATGCTAAAACAGGACTTACCATTTTTTCCTCACTTGATAACGCAAAAGCTGCGGATGTTTTAGAAGAAATGGAAGAAGATGCACAAGTTAGTTTTATTGAAAGTTTGTCTTCAGATAAGGCTGCAGATGTTTTAGAAGAAATGCCTGCGGATGAAGCTGCAGATATTCTTGATGGTATGAATGCAGAAAAAGTAGAAGAGCTATTAAATAACATGGAAAAAGAGGCTTCTGACGAAATTAGAGAATTGTTAGGATATAATTCTAAAGAAGTTGGAAGTCTTATGAGCACGGATTTTGTATCTTTTAAAAACAACGAAAGTATAAATGAAGCAATTGAAAGGCTAAGGATATTAAAACCTGAGGAAGATGAATTGTTCAGCCTTTACGTAGTTGATGAAAATGATAAATTAATAGGAACTCTTTCCCTTCGAGACCTAATCATTTCTGATCCAACCAGTAAAATAGGTGATATTATGAACAAAAAATTCAAATCAATGTTTGATACAGATAATATTAAGGATTTGATAAAAAATGTTTCAAAATACAATCTTCTAGCTATTCCTGTTACGGATCATAAAATGAAGTTAATGGGCAATGTTATAATAAATGATATTATTTATGAATTGCTTAAAAATAAAAGAAAGGTTAGTTAA